gacacaactgcatcgctacagaccgctcgactgggGGGATCCCCATGTAGCCTTTAGCCTCTCCGCCATCCAGGGTGGTGAAGGAGGACGAGGGACCCGGTCTCGAACGAACGCTATATGGCATCCGCCAGGACTTAGTCACCTCGTCGTGCACTTCCGGAAAGAAAGGCCCGAGGTACCAATCGTTGAGCCGAGAAGGACCaggacacggtggaggattccaTATGAGCCCGACCTTCTCGGCCGCCCGGGAAAGCACAGCAGTCAACTCAGGATCCGACTTGGCGAAGGCTGAGGCCCCTTGGGGCAGCAGCGCGGCCGAGTCTTCCTCTCCGAGGACTCTTGCTCACCTTCCGATGCCGTgatcgacatctgatcctctgcAGGTGCACCAAAGGTCAGCACCGGACGCTCCGTAGAGGGCCCAGTGAGGCACGATGGTAACACCACGGGCTGCGGTGCTGAAGAGGCGGCAGGGGCCTGCGGAGCAGtgctcggcggggaagccctcACCGTGATCCTCAAATCACCCTGCCTACACGCAGACGAACCGTCATTCTGACCGGAGCCGGAAAAAACGGCCGCacggggcataggggaggggaccccTGCTCCCTGAGAACCAAGGAACGAGAGTCTCGAtctcagcaccgcgatagtcatgttcccACAATGAGAACATGAACTATCTACAAACGCCGCTTCAGCGTGCTGCCCAAACACGTGACGCAGCGATTGTGTTGAGTTGAACTCTGTATCGATAGCAGATGTTTCTGCCCGGCTccagctcgcgacctcgctgcaGTGTCGTCGCTCCAACACAGGTAAGCTGAACGCTTTCTCGAAGAGGCTTGTAGCAGTTTTCTTAGTCAGCTGTAGGACACCAAAGTTTGGCTCCGAAgtgaaagacagagtgcgattgcatctgcttcctatttatatccACCTGTtaggggcggtgcgcattatgcaaatatcgcacgccaatgttcattggcttgttttagttctctcgaagctgataggggctctctagtgatatcccaattcgtcggtcactactgacgtacgtcgaacgtgaccgactgaaagggaactgacatgatccaagatatttttagtgatatttgtaaattgtctttctaaatgtttcgttagcatgttgctaatgtactgttaaatgtggttaaagttaccattgtttcttactgtattcacggagacaagaggcgttgttatattcattattaaacacttgcagtctgtataattcataaacaaaacttcattctttataaatctctccaacagtgtgtaatgttagctttagccacggagcactatcaaactcattcagaatcaaatgtaaacatccaaataaatactatactcacataatccgaagcatgcatgcagcatgcatgacgaacattttgcaaagatccattttgagggttatattagctgtgtgaactttgtttatgcaatgtattatagagtcgcgagctcgggggcagggagcgcgagcaattaaaggggcagcagcctggcacatttttaattatgccccaaaataggcagttaaaaaaattaattaaaaaacatctatggggtattttgagctgaaacttcacagacacattcaggcgacaccttagacttatattacatcttgtaaaaaaaacgttctagggcacctttaatatgctttaagacaaaccatgtgcaaattcatcagtcaacaccattgctgggtattttctccttaaatcTGAAGTGAAAAAACGTGGTTTGAAATTGCTGGTgtttgtgacatcactaactaccttgtaaccaatcacgtctacatgccggcaggctttagcatatcattaacagagaactagcaggggagtctcgagagaagccagattattttggtatatttttctgttgatatgaaaaattgtatAGAATTAGCAATATGGTATGATGTTATGAACTATATacctttctccactgatgttcCGAGGTTAAAGCATTTGTAAGGagactgattgttagaaggcagctgtctgacatgacgaacaggaacatggtttgtgtaacattagcaacacataaCTATTCATATTACTGTTGTGTCTTATGTGGTAAAGAGCAATTCCATTGTCCAGCGTttcctcagtaagttgaccgagtggatctctgagctgcaCAAGCAAGTTGAGGcagggctaatttgcatatttattgaTCCACGTATATTAAAtaaggcaagggtgtagagttacattcaagccattttaaacccttttttttttttttttacacaggaaaaactttaaaatatgtaattttgtcaAGCAAAGTTTGCTTGAGTTTTATGGGATAAAATTGACTTCAGGGAGACTTTAAAAGAATGAATATGGTTGTAATGTTTGTATATAACTGCAAATGTCAATTAATTCAAATGCATGAGACGGTTTAATATGCAAACCTAGAAATTGTGCATTTAAATATTGTACAGTACCGTTGCACAAATCTCATGTTTCATTTATCCATGACTGACAAATGTAATGCTATTCTGCCCTATAGCAACATTTAGCAGAAAATTGGTTTAATTCATGCATTACATTTACACAAAATCCTGTGTAATATTTCATTAGCATCCAGGAATTGTATGGTTTGACTTTTCTGAAACAAAACAGATCTTGAAATGTTCTCACTATGAAGAATTTTAGATATTTATAGTGTAtttggtgaactattccttgaACCTATTGATAAAGCTACCTGTGCATTTGAAGGCCAAGAGTTTATTTAAAAGGAATAGAAAGTTTTACAGTTTCTACAAAAAGTGCACACCAATCCAAACACAGAGTCACAACTGATGTTTCCAGATGTTTTATTGGTGTTAAACTGACACTGTTCATTCAGCAGTTTAATCAAACAGGCCGAAGCCCATGTCCTCATCAGACTCCTCCGATTCCTCCTTGGGCGCCTCCTCTTTGGCAGCGGGAGCTGCGGATTTCTCCACCGCAGCGGAAGCAGCAGGAGCTGCAACAGCGAATGCGGTGGGATCAGCCAGGAAGGCCTTCACCTGTGGAGAAAGACACATTACAGGTCAGACTCGTTTCAGACATTGCTTTTAGTGCCAATGAAGGCAGGAaggaagaggggaaaaaaaaaaaaaaaaaaaaaatatctcttAGGATTTTGTCAGCCCAAGCATCCCTGCCTGCCgggaaaaaaaaagacctgACGCAGACAGACTCGGACGAATGGACCCACGTCACTGTGTGCAGGATGGATCGACAGAACGACACGGATCAGCCGTCATGTAACCTAACCTGCGGGAGGAGCACgtttgtggggaaaaaaaagaagaaaaaaaaaaaaaaaaaaaaaaaaaaacacagcaaaaaGAACAGTGTTTTACCTTCTCAGCCAAGGGGAAGGAGTAGTCGGTTTCCACAGCGACAGCGAGGACCCTCTTGTATCCATTGATGACAGAGTGAGGGATGGAGGCGAGGGTGGGGTAGCCGATCTGCAGACACACACTGGCGATGTTCCTCACACcctgaaagggaaaaaaaaaaaacagacaagtTATAGACAGATGTCAAGTGCTTCCCAGGCCTGAAGGATGGGCTTGGGGGGAAAATGTCTGAGACCAAGCGTCCCTGTGAGCCATGGGATGCAGACGCACAGGTATAGTAGGAAACACGTTTATGTGTGCAGGGGGAACGACAAACAGGCACTGCAACAGCCGGTCTGTAACTTATCCTgcatttttacaaatacaattATCATCCTGAGGTGGCATCAAGGGGTTGGTAATACTAGTTTAACTCCACTAACCTCCAGGAACCTCTTATGCAGGGCGTCTTCAGTGATGTCCAGCACCTCGGGGCTGTAGACGCTGCCGTTATCATACACCTGCTGGATGATCAGCCCATAAGAGAAGGGCGAGATGTTCAGCATGTTGAGCAGCGTGGCCTCGCTGGCGCCCACCTTGTCTCCAGGTTTGATCAGTTGAACATCGCTCTGCAGGAAACAGGTTGGTTAGTTAATTTGCAGTATTAAGAAAATCTAAATTGGAAATATCAACATGGACTTTCTCACATTGACACTAGTGCAGCAAAATGtttctttaaccctctggtgctcttcgaGTGACGATCAAAATcccaatttctttttttttccccttcaatgaagtgtactatattttagtacaatattttgtgttttcaggGGATTTTAATGGTACTAAATCTTATTGATGCAGTAGTTATAttccatttatttaatttgagcATAGACCTGAAAATTAAGTCTCCAACTTAGGCTACATCCACACAAAGCCAAAGCTTTCCCTGTCCAATCTTTATTTTTCCTCGTCTCAAG
This DNA window, taken from Megalobrama amblycephala isolate DHTTF-2021 linkage group LG4, ASM1881202v1, whole genome shotgun sequence, encodes the following:
- the rplp0 gene encoding 60S acidic ribosomal protein P0 produces the protein MPREDRATWKSNYFLKIIQLLDDFPKCFIVGADNVGSKQMQTIRLSLRGKAVVLMGKNTMMRKAIRGHLENNPALERLLPHIRGNVGFVFTKEDLTEVRDLLLANKVPAAARAGAIAPCEVTVPAQNTGLGPEKTSFFQALGITTKISRGTIEILSDVQLIKPGDKVGASEATLLNMLNISPFSYGLIIQQVYDNGSVYSPEVLDITEDALHKRFLEGVRNIASVCLQIGYPTLASIPHSVINGYKRVLAVAVETDYSFPLAEKVKAFLADPTAFAVAAPAASAAVEKSAAPAAKEEAPKEESEESDEDMGFGLFD